GACCGCCGCGAGAACCCCGACGCCGAGCTCGACACGGCCATCAGACAGATCGTGTCCGACGCGATGACCGGCGTCGGCGTCATCGACATCTACGCAGAAGCCGGCCTCTCAAAGCCTGACCTCTCGCTGATCGATGACGAGTTCATCGAACGGTTCAAGACGTCCGACCGCAAGAATCTGCAACTGGAGATGCTGCGCCGCCTTCTCAGCCAAGAGATCACCCGCATCAGCAAGCGCAACATCGTCGCCAGCAAACAGTTCAGCGAGATGCTCTCCGAGTCGCTGTTGCGATATCAGAACCGCACGCTCGACTCAGCTCAGGTCATCGCAGCCTTGGCCGACCTCGCGCGGCAAATGACCGCTGAAGCGAACCGGGCTGAGAAGCTCGGGCTCACGACTGACGAGCTCGCGTTTTACGACGCCATCCGTACCAACGACTCCGCCGTGATCGAGCTCGGCGACGACACCCTCAAAGCGATCGCTCACGACCTCGTCGAAATCGTCCGCCGCGACGCAAAGACCGACTGGGCGGTGAAAGAGCAGGTGCGAGCCAAGCTCCGCGCGACCATCAAGCGACTGTTGCGCAAATACGGGTATCCGCCGGACCAGGCCGAGGGTGCCACCGCTCTCGTCCTTCAGCAGGCCGAAGCCGTCGCTGCAGCATAAGGATTCAACAGACAAGACCCATGGAGAGGAACCAACATGCTTGAGCGAATTCGAATCGAGCGGTTCAAGTCAATTTCAGACTCGACCATCGATTTGGCCCGTGTAAACGTCCTGGTCGGGCCCAATAACGCCGGCAAGTCCAGCGTCCTCCAAGCGATGCAATTCGCGGTCTCCGTGGCTCAGAGCCTGAAGCTTGATGGTTCTGCGTCTTGGAGGTCTGATGTTCTTGCCGGCAGTTTGGCAACTCAGCAGCTGATCTATACGCCGCTCCGGGACGTGCAGGCGCTGGCCGCTGGAGGAGCTTTACGCCAAGGTGACAGTAGCGCGATCGCTGTGTCGTTCTTCGCAGACGGCGGGACAAAGGCGGCTGTGACTGTGAAGCGCGGAAAGAATCGCAACATCGCCGTCAAAATTGCAGGCAGAGAGCTTGGCGAGCAGTTGTCGCTCGTGGAAACACCCTTCAGTGTTGTGTCGCCGGGGTTGGCAGGTATGCCCGCGTACGAAGAGTTCAAGTCTCCTGGTTTGGTGAGGCGCGCCGCGGCGAGAGGGGACGCCAACTCAGTCTTTCGAAATGTCTTGTGGACACTGCGTCAGGATCCACCTGGCTGGAAAGAATTCTCTGACTCGCTCAGGAGGGTGTTTCACGACATCCAGATCGACGTGGAGTTCAACGAGCAGACCGACGAGCACATCAACGCGACGATCACGCGCGAAGGTCTCACTCTTCCGATTGATGCCGCGGGCACTGGAGTTCTGCAGGCCATACAGGTCCTTTCGTACATCAGCGTGTACAAGCCCAAACTCTTGATCCTCGACGAGCCCGACTCGCACCTACACCCCGATAATCAGCGAAAATTGA
The sequence above is a segment of the Microcella alkaliphila genome. Coding sequences within it:
- a CDS encoding AAA family ATPase, with amino-acid sequence MLERIRIERFKSISDSTIDLARVNVLVGPNNAGKSSVLQAMQFAVSVAQSLKLDGSASWRSDVLAGSLATQQLIYTPLRDVQALAAGGALRQGDSSAIAVSFFADGGTKAAVTVKRGKNRNIAVKIAGRELGEQLSLVETPFSVVSPGLAGMPAYEEFKSPGLVRRAAARGDANSVFRNVLWTLRQDPPGWKEFSDSLRRVFHDIQIDVEFNEQTDEHINATITREGLTLPIDAAGTGVLQAIQVLSYISVYKPKLLILDEPDSHLHPDNQRKLMRLIASEAEDRDFQVVMSSHSRHIIDETGSLGANLLWFSGGTLRSGDFDQVAALLELGALDAGDRLKAGATELVVLTEDDRTGGLNRPRFDAVSFRVWKDNVDHAQEDPEGDPAARDAAGA